One genomic segment of Arcobacter porcinus includes these proteins:
- a CDS encoding gamma-glutamylcyclotransferase family protein, protein MNDTNMLVFVYGTLMSGFRNNYLLDNSKFIGAAETVDKFGLYKVKHGDFPFAIDSEKLTHLLGEVYKVDEYTMQILDTLENYPELYIKKEIEVIVNNKRLKAIIYLKNENNYKDVIDYEQQIEIWD, encoded by the coding sequence ATGAATGATACAAATATGCTAGTTTTTGTTTATGGTACATTAATGAGTGGATTTAGGAATAATTACTTATTGGATAATTCAAAGTTTATCGGAGCAGCTGAAACTGTTGATAAATTTGGTTTATACAAAGTAAAACATGGTGATTTTCCTTTTGCAATAGATAGTGAAAAATTAACACATCTTTTAGGTGAAGTTTATAAAGTTGATGAATATACTATGCAAATACTAGATACTCTTGAAAATTATCCTGAATTATATATAAAAAAAGAGATTGAAGTAATTGTAAACAACAAAAGATTAAAAGCAATAATATATTTAAAAAATGAAAATAACTACAAAGATGTAATAGATTATGAACAACAAATAGAAATTTGGGATTAA
- a CDS encoding ATP-binding protein: MESILLEDNPHWNNLSAYDNFISRELLPKAVSYLTTKQIIALIGARRVGKSTLAKLMIKELLKTVEAKNIFFINLEKPEFIPYKQDASYLAEIFDNYLKLANPNLSEKIYFFIDEIQIFKNWEVFVKSKYENSNIKFIITGSNSSLLTSDFATVLTGRVLKISVHSFSFTEFLKFKNISYGTRIEQISNKIEISRAKDEYLKWGGYFDVISTDDVIIKKDILKNIAEDIIFKDIVPRYNIKNSSQLKDLFYYIVSNATSSLNYLGLAKKINIDAKTIKEYINYFEDNFLIHTISSYHTKMTEQIKSAKKLYLSDNGFLNLGINRTINNGVMLENEVFVVLNKFCEELTYIKENYEIDFRCENSLYQVSYNIEDEKTRQREFRAFENFDSEKKYKYKLITYDETSLREDIEVIKYEDFVFEFEDIKRMN, translated from the coding sequence ATGGAATCAATTCTTTTAGAAGACAACCCACACTGGAATAATTTAAGTGCTTATGATAATTTTATAAGTCGTGAATTATTGCCAAAAGCAGTTTCATACTTAACTACAAAACAAATCATAGCACTTATTGGTGCAAGAAGAGTTGGTAAAAGTACTCTAGCAAAGCTTATGATAAAAGAACTTTTAAAAACTGTTGAAGCAAAAAATATATTTTTCATAAATCTTGAAAAACCAGAGTTTATTCCTTATAAACAAGATGCAAGTTATTTAGCAGAAATATTTGATAATTATCTAAAATTAGCTAATCCAAACTTATCAGAAAAAATCTATTTTTTTATAGATGAGATACAAATATTTAAAAATTGGGAAGTATTTGTAAAATCAAAATATGAAAATAGCAATATCAAATTTATTATCACAGGCTCAAATTCATCACTACTTACAAGTGATTTTGCAACTGTTTTAACTGGAAGAGTGCTTAAAATATCTGTTCATAGTTTTAGCTTTACAGAGTTTTTAAAATTTAAAAATATCTCTTATGGAACTAGAATAGAGCAAATATCAAATAAAATAGAAATATCTAGAGCAAAAGATGAGTATCTAAAATGGGGTGGATATTTTGATGTAATAAGTACAGATGATGTGATAATAAAAAAAGATATACTAAAAAATATTGCAGAAGATATCATTTTTAAGGATATTGTTCCAAGATACAATATAAAAAACTCATCACAACTAAAAGATCTGTTTTACTATATAGTATCAAATGCAACTTCATCACTTAATTATTTAGGTTTAGCAAAAAAAATAAATATAGATGCAAAAACTATAAAAGAGTATATAAACTATTTTGAAGATAATTTTTTAATCCATACAATTTCGTCGTATCATACTAAGATGACAGAGCAAATAAAATCTGCTAAAAAACTATATCTTAGTGATAATGGTTTTTTAAATTTAGGTATAAATAGAACTATAAATAATGGAGTTATGTTGGAAAATGAAGTATTTGTTGTACTAAATAAATTTTGTGAAGAGCTTACATATATAAAAGAGAACTATGAGATAGATTTTAGATGTGAAAATTCACTTTATCAAGTATCATATAATATAGAAGATGAGAAAACAAGACAAAGAGAATTTAGAGCATTTGAAAATTTTGATAGTGAAAAAAAATATAAATATAAGTTAATTACCTATGATGAAACATCACTTAGAGAAGATATTGAGGTAATAAAATATGAAGATTTTGTATTTGAATTTGAAGATATAAAAAGAATGAATTAA
- a CDS encoding M28 family peptidase yields the protein MVKTLKYLTQIQPPRNYRNIDSLNNVALYLEDRFKDIGLETSFQNYVVDNNEYKNVIATLNPQYEKRLIIGAHYDVCGDFQGADDNASAVAGLIQTAKQLYAIKDILPIRIDFVCFTLEEPPYYGTENMGSYVYAKYLFDNKIDVTGMINYEMIGYFTNENVDLSKLSMFITKKQADISKGNFIAMVCNEQSQNFMSEFDFENIDKNIEYVEAMIPTPINQITASDHLNFWKFGYKAIMVTDTAHFRNPNYHTANDTLETLDVNKMQCVVNLVVESIKEMTKNKDFFN from the coding sequence ATGGTAAAAACACTAAAATACTTAACACAAATACAACCACCAAGAAATTATAGAAATATTGATTCACTAAATAATGTAGCTTTGTATCTTGAAGATAGATTTAAAGATATAGGTTTAGAAACTTCTTTTCAAAACTATGTAGTTGATAATAATGAATATAAAAATGTAATAGCAACTTTAAATCCTCAGTATGAAAAAAGATTAATTATTGGTGCTCATTATGATGTATGTGGAGATTTTCAAGGAGCAGATGATAATGCAAGTGCAGTTGCAGGACTTATACAAACAGCAAAACAACTATATGCTATAAAAGATATATTACCTATTAGAATTGATTTTGTATGTTTTACCCTAGAAGAACCACCTTATTATGGAACTGAAAATATGGGAAGTTATGTTTATGCTAAATATTTATTTGATAATAAAATAGATGTAACAGGTATGATAAATTATGAAATGATAGGTTACTTTACAAATGAAAATGTAGATTTATCAAAATTATCAATGTTTATTACAAAAAAACAAGCTGATATTTCAAAAGGAAATTTTATAGCTATGGTTTGCAATGAACAATCACAAAATTTTATGAGTGAATTTGATTTTGAAAATATAGACAAAAATATCGAATATGTAGAAGCTATGATTCCAACTCCAATAAATCAAATAACAGCATCTGACCATCTAAACTTTTGGAAGTTTGGATATAAAGCCATTATGGTAACAGATACTGCACATTTTAGAAATCCAAACTATCACACAGCAAATGATACATTAGAAACACTAGATGTAAATAAAATGCAATGTGTAGTGAATTTAGTAGTAGAAAGTATTAAAGAAATGACAAAAAATAAGGACTTTTTTAATTAG
- a CDS encoding SIR2 family NAD-dependent protein deacylase translates to MAKVIILSGAGISAESGISTFRDEDGLWENHKIEDICVSGCLDFNKDNTIKFYDMLRVNLKDKKPNYAHEVVAKLKNKYPDDIVVITQNVDNMFEKANCKDVLYLHGFLQELRCVNCNNIVNIGYEEQFKKHETCPKCSGFLRPNIVFFAEDAPKYINMYNEFYDCEVLVVIGTRGAVINTDRLLTSKIKFSILNNLEKSVFLNDTLYSKVLYKKASLAIDEIAKDIEEYLNKNR, encoded by the coding sequence TTGGCAAAAGTAATAATTTTAAGTGGTGCAGGAATTAGTGCTGAGAGTGGAATATCAACTTTTAGAGATGAAGATGGACTTTGGGAAAACCATAAAATAGAAGATATTTGTGTAAGTGGTTGTTTAGATTTTAATAAAGATAATACAATAAAATTTTATGATATGTTAAGAGTAAACCTAAAAGATAAAAAACCAAATTATGCTCATGAAGTTGTAGCAAAATTAAAAAATAAATATCCAGATGATATTGTAGTTATCACTCAAAATGTTGATAATATGTTTGAAAAAGCAAACTGTAAAGATGTACTTTATTTACATGGATTTTTACAAGAACTAAGATGTGTAAACTGTAATAATATTGTAAATATAGGATATGAAGAGCAGTTTAAAAAGCATGAAACTTGCCCAAAATGTAGTGGCTTTTTAAGACCAAATATTGTCTTTTTTGCTGAAGATGCTCCAAAATATATAAATATGTATAATGAATTTTATGATTGTGAAGTTTTAGTTGTAATAGGAACTAGAGGTGCAGTTATAAATACTGATAGACTTTTAACTTCAAAAATTAAATTTTCTATCTTAAATAACTTAGAAAAAAGTGTATTTTTAAATGATACACTTTACTCAAAAGTTTTGTATAAAAAAGCTAGTTTGGCTATTGATGAGATTGCAAAAGATATTGAAGAGTATTTAAATAAAAATAGATAA
- a CDS encoding McrB family protein: protein MNNKINQLKKEWDKLSKSWNSIEQYNAFIEKYPVNLLKKLTLEEYTNIKINDNDEYFTLWLERKTENCGKFRTASSYAYGIYKVNPNNIQDEAEKKNAENKYKAYDENMKKSKDYLDENKAKKYFEETVRPIIVALANYADVGDNHDMVKTIRPLDINYARKIAYMYNVDKLIPIFKKEVIESIAEFFGIKEEVDFSSYKATEPILTKIKEEFEIKDKIDIQSSQKLASFLWEKFGTSVSFESKNIIYYGAPGTGKTYTVQNAVKQKMLLENAKSFFTQFHPSFGYEDFIEGLKPAIKNGATELVLTDGIFKKFCKDAMEELKMAREEKREPINYYFLADEINRAELSSVFGELLLCIEESKRVDFDENGNILDGSMLIGTQYSYLYQNENDAVIVHNGEYKFGVPSNLYFLGTMNDIDRSIDSFDLALRRRFIWERMDCNYDAILNDEKFKDANEEDLKRYITVCENLNDFIANTLGLGKSYEIGHSYFMNIQIPTKGQNANKITPNNVEMLFTKKLKPLIEEYLRGEYSQADIEKELDKAQMIFKLK, encoded by the coding sequence ATGAATAATAAAATAAACCAATTAAAAAAAGAATGGGATAAGTTGAGTAAATCATGGAATAGTATAGAGCAATATAATGCATTTATAGAAAAATACCCAGTTAATTTATTAAAAAAATTAACTTTGGAGGAATACACTAATATAAAAATAAATGATAATGATGAATATTTTACTCTTTGGCTAGAACGAAAAACTGAAAATTGTGGCAAGTTTAGAACTGCTAGTTCTTATGCCTATGGAATTTATAAAGTTAATCCAAATAACATTCAAGATGAAGCTGAAAAGAAAAATGCAGAAAATAAATATAAAGCATACGATGAGAATATGAAAAAATCTAAAGATTATTTAGATGAAAATAAAGCAAAAAAATATTTTGAAGAAACTGTTAGACCAATTATAGTAGCTTTAGCAAACTATGCAGATGTTGGCGACAACCATGACATGGTCAAAACAATAAGACCTCTTGATATAAACTATGCAAGAAAAATTGCATACATGTATAATGTAGATAAATTAATACCTATTTTTAAAAAAGAGGTTATAGAGTCAATTGCTGAGTTTTTTGGCATTAAAGAGGAAGTAGATTTCTCATCATATAAAGCAACTGAACCCATTTTAACAAAAATAAAAGAAGAGTTTGAAATTAAAGATAAAATCGATATTCAATCGAGTCAGAAATTAGCAAGTTTTTTATGGGAAAAATTTGGTACATCTGTGAGTTTTGAAAGTAAAAATATCATCTATTATGGAGCACCAGGAACTGGAAAAACGTACACAGTACAAAATGCTGTAAAACAAAAAATGCTACTTGAAAATGCGAAATCTTTTTTTACTCAATTTCATCCATCTTTTGGATATGAAGATTTTATTGAAGGACTGAAACCTGCTATAAAAAATGGGGCTACAGAGTTAGTACTTACAGATGGAATATTTAAAAAGTTTTGTAAAGACGCAATGGAAGAATTAAAAATGGCAAGAGAAGAAAAACGAGAGCCGATCAACTATTATTTTTTAGCAGATGAGATAAATAGAGCTGAATTATCTTCTGTATTTGGGGAACTTTTATTATGTATTGAAGAGAGTAAAAGAGTTGATTTTGATGAAAATGGAAATATCTTAGATGGTTCAATGCTTATAGGGACTCAATATAGTTACTTGTATCAAAATGAAAATGATGCAGTTATAGTTCATAATGGAGAGTATAAATTTGGAGTACCTTCTAATTTATATTTTCTTGGTACTATGAATGATATAGATAGAAGTATTGATAGCTTTGATTTAGCACTTAGACGAAGATTTATTTGGGAAAGAATGGATTGTAACTATGATGCAATTTTAAATGATGAAAAGTTTAAAGATGCTAATGAAGAAGATTTAAAAAGATATATCACAGTATGCGAAAATTTGAATGATTTTATTGCCAATACATTGGGGCTTGGCAAGTCTTATGAGATAGGACATTCTTATTTTATGAATATTCAAATACCGACTAAAGGACAAAATGCAAACAAAATTACTCCAAATAATGTTGAAATGCTTTTTACTAAAAAACTAAAACCTTTGATTGAGGAGTATTTAAGAGGGGAATACTCTCAAGCAGATATAGAAAAAGAATTAGATAAAGCTCAAATGATATTTAAGTTAAAATAA
- a CDS encoding 5-methylcytosine restriction system specificity protein McrC yields the protein MIETVDNYQKIEIDTNRYYFRFEGNKTQINNDKKVIGEKLEINLNDYQTKSLNNTFFSFFKDEEKIKSKNEDDLIISIKKDGENYLAQTGNYVGKFVWKGLEIDIKSRFSNTFLERMLNFANDIFLDDVSITGNQVKEDFDISKYIIYYMFVQNLEKAFLLGLPKAYKSISHHEMKLKGKIDINKFIKYDIPFAGKISSVSREQKEIQEIIDVLYKAVKIIDKNNKAFLKNIPHIKTHLKQYKSNNYVSNETINKALKSKALQNPIFAPYKKVLEYARFIINGNNIEEKNDGKQETFGFIINVAELFEIYITKLLQKEFSNWYVESPHLRLDERFGKTYLYSRKIIPDIVMTKNKDVIVFDTKYKKMNFNYVKGNGVDVDRNDFFQINTYMSYYQNQNYNVKIGGLLYPIEKSFKENKDICHSQTWFGNLNSKFIVDGIDLSDLKEDNENKFASIVKREQKFIEGIKKLLKYL from the coding sequence ATGATAGAAACAGTTGATAATTATCAAAAAATAGAAATAGATACTAATAGATATTATTTTAGATTTGAAGGTAATAAAACTCAAATTAATAATGATAAAAAAGTTATTGGTGAAAAACTTGAAATAAATCTAAATGATTATCAAACCAAATCACTAAATAACACTTTCTTTTCATTTTTTAAAGATGAAGAAAAAATTAAATCTAAAAATGAAGATGATTTAATTATCTCTATTAAAAAAGATGGTGAAAACTATCTTGCCCAAACGGGAAATTATGTAGGAAAGTTTGTTTGGAAAGGTTTAGAAATTGATATAAAATCAAGATTTTCAAATACTTTTTTAGAGCGAATGCTAAATTTTGCAAATGATATTTTTCTTGATGATGTTTCGATTACGGGTAATCAAGTGAAAGAAGATTTTGATATTTCAAAATACATAATTTATTATATGTTTGTTCAAAATCTTGAAAAAGCTTTTTTGCTTGGACTTCCAAAAGCTTATAAAAGCATATCTCATCATGAGATGAAACTCAAAGGAAAAATTGATATTAATAAATTTATCAAATATGATATTCCATTTGCTGGAAAAATCTCAAGTGTAAGTAGAGAGCAAAAAGAGATTCAAGAAATTATAGATGTACTTTATAAAGCTGTTAAAATCATAGATAAAAATAATAAAGCTTTTTTAAAAAATATTCCACATATAAAAACTCATCTAAAACAATATAAAAGTAATAACTATGTTTCTAATGAAACTATAAATAAAGCTCTAAAATCAAAAGCTTTACAAAATCCAATCTTTGCACCATATAAAAAAGTGCTTGAATATGCAAGATTTATTATAAATGGAAATAATATAGAAGAAAAAAATGATGGGAAACAAGAAACTTTTGGATTTATTATAAATGTTGCTGAGTTATTTGAAATATATATTACAAAACTTCTTCAAAAAGAGTTTAGTAATTGGTATGTTGAAAGCCCTCATTTGAGACTAGATGAAAGATTTGGTAAAACATATTTATACAGTAGAAAAATTATTCCTGATATTGTTATGACTAAGAATAAAGATGTAATAGTATTTGATACAAAATATAAAAAAATGAACTTTAACTATGTAAAAGGTAATGGTGTTGATGTTGATAGAAATGACTTTTTTCAAATAAATACTTATATGAGTTACTATCAAAATCAAAATTATAATGTAAAAATTGGTGGACTTTTATATCCCATAGAAAAATCATTTAAAGAAAATAAAGATATTTGCCATAGTCAAACTTGGTTTGGAAATTTAAATAGTAAATTCATAGTTGATGGTATAGATTTATCAGATTTAAAAGAAGATAATGAAAATAAATTTGCTTCAATAGTAAAAAGAGAGCAAAAATTTATAGAAGGAATTAAAAAATTGTTAAAATATTTATAA
- a CDS encoding 5'-nucleotidase, with the protein MAYNLNNKLVIAISSRALFDLEEENQIFEKDGLDAYYKYQLENEDKSLKKGTGYRLVENILKINSFFSSDERQVEVIILSKNNAATSLRITNAINDLKLDIIRSAWTSGTNISNYLKAFKVDLFLSADDNDVLNAIENGVAAAKILHSNENIHNISNEQVRIAFDGDAVLFSEESELVYKNHGLEAFIEHEKENRNNPLEMGPFAKLLLTIAKIQAKFPTDKSPIRTALVTARSAPTHERVIKTFNLWGVRVDEAFFLGGTDKYEILQAFGADIFFDDQDVHLNLSSNVVPSAKVLNKNIMLSEKNK; encoded by the coding sequence ATGGCATATAACCTAAACAACAAACTTGTAATTGCAATAAGCTCAAGAGCATTGTTTGATTTAGAAGAAGAGAATCAAATATTTGAAAAAGATGGATTAGATGCTTATTATAAATACCAATTAGAAAATGAAGATAAATCTTTGAAAAAAGGTACAGGTTATAGACTTGTTGAAAATATCTTAAAAATAAATAGTTTCTTTTCTAGTGATGAAAGGCAAGTAGAGGTGATTATTCTATCAAAAAATAATGCAGCTACAAGCCTTAGAATAACAAATGCTATAAATGATTTAAAACTAGATATTATAAGATCTGCTTGGACAAGTGGAACAAATATTTCAAACTATTTAAAAGCTTTTAAAGTAGATCTATTTTTGAGTGCTGATGATAATGATGTTTTAAATGCAATTGAAAATGGTGTTGCAGCTGCCAAAATATTACATTCAAATGAAAATATACATAATATTTCAAATGAGCAAGTAAGAATAGCATTTGATGGTGATGCTGTTTTATTTAGTGAAGAATCAGAACTTGTATATAAAAATCATGGATTAGAAGCTTTTATAGAACATGAAAAAGAGAATAGAAATAATCCACTTGAAATGGGACCTTTTGCGAAACTTCTTCTTACAATTGCAAAAATACAAGCAAAATTTCCTACTGATAAATCTCCAATTAGAACAGCTTTAGTAACAGCAAGATCCGCACCAACTCATGAAAGAGTAATTAAAACTTTTAATCTTTGGGGAGTAAGAGTTGATGAAGCATTTTTTCTTGGAGGAACAGATAAATATGAGATACTTCAAGCCTTTGGTGCTGATATATTTTTTGATGATCAAGATGTGCATTTAAATCTTTCTTCAAATGTAGTTCCTAGTGCAAAGGTATTAAATAAAAATATTATGTTAAGTGAAAAAAATAAATAA
- a CDS encoding HU family DNA-binding protein, whose product MNKNEFIDAVAAKAGLSKKDAKSAVDAVLETITEALVKKDSVAFVGFGTFSTAARAARSGIVPSTGKAINIPATTVAKFKVGKALKEAVAISK is encoded by the coding sequence ATGAACAAAAATGAATTTATTGATGCAGTTGCAGCAAAAGCTGGATTATCTAAAAAAGATGCAAAAAGTGCAGTTGATGCAGTATTAGAAACTATAACAGAAGCTTTAGTTAAGAAAGATTCAGTTGCATTTGTTGGATTTGGAACATTCTCAACTGCTGCAAGAGCTGCAAGAAGTGGTATAGTGCCTTCTACTGGAAAAGCAATTAATATACCTGCAACAACTGTTGCTAAATTTAAAGTTGGTAAAGCTTTAAAAGAAGCTGTTGCTATTTCTAAATAA
- a CDS encoding DNA polymerase Y family protein, which translates to MKIHLDLDCYFVSAERTRYPFLKGKNVVVAKSSDKRIFSNEKKQSVLLGDTGAFNSVLEFKNFYDSNNILKAWRDEFLDENGEIHGIVIAKSYECKPYGIKTGTPLREAIHMCPNLIIIPSDHLFYQELSQKLKAYLEFKIPVLEQYSIDEFFGDLNGWIKDSDTLDFIKDLRDDIKEKFDLPITIGASKSKWIAKLLTDCVKPFGVIALEQEKVFDYTKDISVDDFPGVGSAIGKKLSDYRIKTLGELRERPNLLYAYGKTGRDLYNRICGTDNDKVIPYNDRRGIGISRNFKAIIDRDEIYRRVIILARYLSYTITKLKLNPTTFYFKIRYEYGLKNSQSITENRLFNEKFLIDLSKSMIKKLDNRLNYKIHYIAISASNFANSYSNLKTFSVIDYKKDLKYKALNENLLKVRDKYGVDIIRYASEELNG; encoded by the coding sequence ATGAAGATACATTTAGATTTAGATTGTTACTTTGTAAGTGCAGAAAGAACAAGATACCCTTTTCTAAAAGGGAAGAATGTTGTTGTTGCAAAAAGTAGTGATAAAAGAATATTTTCAAATGAGAAAAAGCAAAGTGTTTTATTAGGTGATACTGGAGCATTTAATAGTGTTTTAGAGTTTAAAAATTTTTATGATTCAAACAATATTTTAAAAGCATGGAGAGATGAGTTTTTAGATGAAAATGGTGAAATTCATGGAATAGTAATTGCAAAAAGTTATGAATGTAAACCTTATGGCATAAAAACAGGCACACCTTTAAGAGAAGCTATACACATGTGTCCTAATTTAATTATTATTCCAAGTGATCATCTATTTTATCAAGAACTATCTCAAAAGCTAAAAGCATATCTTGAATTTAAAATACCTGTACTTGAACAATACTCAATTGATGAGTTTTTTGGAGATTTAAATGGTTGGATTAAAGATAGTGATACATTAGATTTTATTAAAGATTTAAGAGATGATATTAAAGAAAAGTTTGATTTACCAATTACTATAGGAGCTAGTAAAAGTAAATGGATAGCAAAACTTTTAACTGATTGCGTAAAACCTTTTGGAGTAATAGCACTAGAGCAAGAAAAAGTTTTTGATTACACAAAAGATATTAGTGTAGATGATTTTCCAGGTGTTGGAAGTGCAATAGGTAAAAAATTAAGTGATTATAGAATTAAAACTCTAGGTGAATTAAGAGAAAGACCTAATTTACTATATGCTTATGGAAAAACTGGAAGAGATTTATATAATAGAATTTGTGGAACTGATAACGACAAAGTAATACCATATAATGATAGAAGAGGTATTGGAATTAGTAGAAACTTTAAAGCAATTATTGATAGAGATGAAATTTATAGAAGAGTAATTATACTTGCCAGATATCTAAGTTATACAATTACAAAATTAAAATTAAATCCAACTACTTTTTACTTTAAAATTAGATATGAGTATGGATTAAAAAACTCTCAATCAATTACTGAAAATAGACTATTTAATGAAAAATTTCTAATAGATTTATCAAAATCAATGATAAAAAAATTAGATAATAGATTAAACTATAAAATCCATTATATAGCAATTAGTGCATCTAACTTTGCAAATTCATATAGTAACTTAAAAACATTTTCAGTAATAGATTATAAAAAAGATCTAAAATATAAAGCATTAAATGAAAACCTATTAAAAGTAAGAGACAAATATGGTGTTGATATCATTAGATATGCTAGTGAAGAATTGAATGGTTAA
- a CDS encoding LexA family transcriptional regulator: MHINEIIDKLKDILSNELDNKRVFDKDVAASLNISKESLSIMKKKNSIPYEQIAKFCAKRKISINWVLFDQLPKSLEEETEKYTKIKYFNQINASAGGGGFNYDDDYELISIDKKILDSLYKSNSSKTESIIALNVTGDSMEPTLINKEIILFDKDNSDISKGGIFIVSTTVGLFVKRVSLKIDGSIELISDNKNYNSEIIQKSELDTIQILGKVVGKVGLI; the protein is encoded by the coding sequence ATGCATATTAATGAGATTATTGATAAATTAAAAGATATATTATCAAATGAATTAGATAATAAAAGAGTATTTGATAAAGATGTAGCAGCTTCTTTAAATATATCTAAAGAGTCATTATCTATTATGAAAAAGAAAAATTCTATTCCTTATGAACAAATTGCAAAGTTTTGTGCAAAAAGAAAAATTTCTATTAATTGGGTTTTATTTGATCAATTACCAAAATCACTCGAAGAAGAAACAGAAAAATATACAAAGATAAAATACTTTAATCAAATTAATGCAAGTGCTGGAGGAGGGGGATTTAATTATGATGATGATTATGAACTTATAAGTATTGATAAAAAAATATTGGATTCATTATATAAATCAAACTCTAGTAAAACTGAATCTATTATTGCTTTAAATGTAACTGGTGATTCAATGGAGCCAACACTAATAAATAAAGAGATAATTTTATTTGATAAAGATAATAGTGATATATCTAAAGGTGGAATATTTATAGTATCAACAACAGTAGGATTGTTTGTTAAAAGAGTATCTTTAAAAATTGATGGTTCAATAGAGTTAATAAGTGATAACAAAAACTATAATAGTGAAATAATCCAAAAAAGTGAACTTGATACTATTCAAATCTTAGGTAAAGTTGTTGGTAAAGTTGGGCTTATTTAA